TCAACTTACACTTTCAATGCCAACAATCGAGTAGAGGAAGCTCCAGTAGTCAACGGAAGCGACTGTCATTGCACGCAACACTGATGCTTGCGTGAGTTGCAGGACAGGATCAGGATTCTTCGCGTCGACTGCTCAACTATGAGTTTGCCCAGtgccaacagcaacaacaacaataacaacaataaTAACCACACGCACGCCTCTTCGCCGATCTACACTGGTGCTGCCGGCATAAAAACGACTGTAACCAAAAAATCCTCAAAGAACGATTTGCTGCGCTGCGCCGTAGGACTGCTGCTGAAGCAGAAAAACTATGTGGTAAGGAGTGCTGGTGCCCCGCAAATCAATATACTAATCGCATCCTTCCCTACAGAGCAATGAACGATTCCGCCGCTCGGACTTTCTCCTGCTGCAGAACAAGAATCAGTTTGCCGTAAGCAAAATGCTGGAGACGGACCTGCATGGCGGCAACAGTTTCACCTACTCGAACGTCCAGGTGATCACCAACAACCAGCACATGGTGGACCAGCAGTTCGGACGCTTCTCGCAGTTCGTGGAGGCCCAGCCTGAGCCGCTGCGAATCGAGATGAAGCGCTTCTACGGGCCCATGCTGTGCCACTTTTACCTGGATCTGCTGAAAGCGCGGGAAGCCAAGGGTGCCGGCGAACTGCTGCGAAAGTATGCGCACCTGGTGGCCCCCGTGGAGCACTACGACGGCCCCATGCCCACCAAGATCAATGGCTGCACCTCGGCGGATTCCACCTTTCACATACGGTTTGCGCGGGAGGCGCAGGACACCGGCGACACGGAGCTGGACTACTTCATGAACCTGCTGCAGATACTCAGTGGCTGCATTAAGCTGGAAACTGCCGAGGCAGACGACACTGTGACCCACTTTCGCTCCTCCAAGTACGAGCTGCACACCACATCTCAGGTGGTGGACAAGATCTGTGGCTATCTGCAGCGACGTGGTCATGTACTCGTCATGAACCTGCTGTACACCTGGGTGCATGTGCAAATCGTGGAGAACGAGCAGCGAGTCTTTAGCGAGGATCATCTGATGGGCCTAACAGACGACGTCGATGCGGAGGATGTGGAAGACGGCACCACCGGCACTTTCAGTATTCGCAGTGAGCAGAAGCCGGGCAAGTCCATCGCAGAGAAAAACAGCAGAAAGAGGCCTGCCGAGGACCCAATCATTAAGTTGGAGAACGACATCAAGAAGGACCCGGACGGCGCCGAATTCACGGAGGCCGCCAGGTCCCAGCTCAACGTAGATGGCTGTCTGGAAACCCTTAAGTCCTGCACATCGCAAGTACTCAAGGCTCAGATCGAACTCCCGCGTTTTCTAAAGATAAGCGAGTGTACGCGTGGCCTCACCGCAGCCCATGTGGATGCCAGCGAGTGCCACATGGTGGCGGGCTTCGACAACTCCTCCGTTCAGCTTTGGCAGCTCAATCAGCATAGTTGTCGGGGCAAGAGCTTCTACAGACGCTATCCGCAAACGCAGTGTCCCTGGGAGCTAAACAATTGCGACTAcaatgaggaggaggagcagggcGAACCGGAAAGCAGCGAGAAGAGTCGTGATTGCACCGGGGAAGAGCGTCGGGAACGCAGCAGGGCTGAACGTCTCAAATATGCAGATAATTCATTGTAAGTGCATCTCTTTTTCCATAAACGAAACGCATAATTTCTGAGCATCATGTTTTTGCACAGCAACGAGTATGGCGGCTTGCAGCTGCGTGGCCATACCAGAGGCGTCACCGACGTGCGATTCTCAGCCCACTATCCGCTCCTGTATAGCGTTTCGAAGGACGCCACCATGCGCTGCTGGCGGGCCCACAACCTGCACTGCGCCGCCATATACCGCAGCCACAACTATCCCATTTGGTGCATGGACGAGAGCCCCGTGGGCCAGTATGTGGTCACAGGGTCCAAGGATTTGAGTGCCCGCCTGTGGTCCCTGGAGCGCGAGCATGCGCTCATCATCTATGCAGGCCACACGCAGGACGTGGAGGCAAGCCATAAAGAGCACTCTAGTCTTGTAGAAATAAGCCTAAAGTTCTGATTTATTACAGTGTGTTGCCTTTCATCCGAATGGCAGCTACTTGGCCACTGGATCCGCAGATCACTCGGTGCGTCTGTGGTGCGCCACCAGCGGTAAGCTGATGCGTGTGTTTACAGATTGCCGCCAGGCAGTGACAAACCTGGCCTTCAGCCCCGATGGCAAAATGCTGGCCGCCGCCGGGGAGGAGGCCAAGGTGCGCATATTCGATCTGGCTGCCGGGGCACAGCTGAGCGAGCTTAAGGATCATCCGTCACCGGTTAGCTCTTTGGCTTGGAGTCCACACAATCAGCATTTGGCCACGACCTGCAGCGATGGCAGTCTGAGGCTCTGGGACATCAAGAAGCTCTCTCCCATGAGGTGGGTTCGAAATGGTTTAATTTCCGTTGTAGAACgtgtttttaatttattttctcCCACACACCAGCGACAACAGCAGTGGGGGATGCTCCACATCATCGACCTCTTACCTATCGGGCACATCGAATCGTCTGTTAGCCATGAATAGTTCCTGCCAGCGTCTGGTCGACGTGTTTTACGGGAAGAGCAAAACGCTCTACTGCATTGGCGCTTAATCGATGGAGAATAGAGGATAGAGATTAGAGAACGAATGAATTTCCAGTTCCAATGTGTTTATGCTTgaaaataatttatttttaataagtCTGTATAATATTACTGTTACTtttctgtgtgtctgtgtgcaacaattggtttttctctgtctctgctgGGGGTGGTGTATTCTATATACCTACTATTATATGTATATCCCATTATATTAACAATTCGTGTGATCGATCGACTCCTCAGATCAAAACAAGGCTCTGCTCTGCAGTGCAGCTGCAGTTGTCGTCTATTGAGCTACTGAT
This region of Drosophila miranda strain MSH22 chromosome 2, D.miranda_PacBio2.1, whole genome shotgun sequence genomic DNA includes:
- the LOC108156181 gene encoding TAF5-like RNA polymerase II p300/CBP-associated factor-associated factor 65 kDa subunit 5L, with the protein product MSLPSANSNNNNNNNNNHTHASSPIYTGAAGIKTTVTKKSSKNDLLRCAVGLLLKQKNYVSNERFRRSDFLLLQNKNQFAVSKMLETDLHGGNSFTYSNVQVITNNQHMVDQQFGRFSQFVEAQPEPLRIEMKRFYGPMLCHFYLDLLKAREAKGAGELLRKYAHLVAPVEHYDGPMPTKINGCTSADSTFHIRFAREAQDTGDTELDYFMNLLQILSGCIKLETAEADDTVTHFRSSKYELHTTSQVVDKICGYLQRRGHVLVMNLLYTWVHVQIVENEQRVFSEDHLMGLTDDVDAEDVEDGTTGTFSIRSEQKPGKSIAEKNSRKRPAEDPIIKLENDIKKDPDGAEFTEAARSQLNVDGCLETLKSCTSQVLKAQIELPRFLKISECTRGLTAAHVDASECHMVAGFDNSSVQLWQLNQHSCRGKSFYRRYPQTQCPWELNNCDYNEEEEQGEPESSEKSRDCTGEERRERSRAERLKYADNSFNEYGGLQLRGHTRGVTDVRFSAHYPLLYSVSKDATMRCWRAHNLHCAAIYRSHNYPIWCMDESPVGQYVVTGSKDLSARLWSLEREHALIIYAGHTQDVECVAFHPNGSYLATGSADHSVRLWCATSGKLMRVFTDCRQAVTNLAFSPDGKMLAAAGEEAKVRIFDLAAGAQLSELKDHPSPVSSLAWSPHNQHLATTCSDGSLRLWDIKKLSPMSDNSSGGCSTSSTSYLSGTSNRLLAMNSSCQRLVDVFYGKSKTLYCIGA